Proteins from one Thermodesulfobacteriota bacterium genomic window:
- a CDS encoding thermonuclease family protein — protein sequence MKRRETVSRVIDGDTFQTTSRKKSVRLANVDAPEKGTHRAAKATEALRKMIKDEKVRVETVARDKYGRAVANVYVGKESVNKKMREKLKKK from the coding sequence ATGAAGAGGAGAGAGACAGTATCCAGGGTAATTGATGGCGACACCTTCCAGACAACAAGCCGCAAGAAAAGTGTTAGACTTGCAAATGTAGATGCTCCAGAAAAAGGTACGCATAGAGCAGCCAAAGCTACTGAAGCACTTCGTAAAATGATTAAGGATGAAAAAGTGAGAGTCGAAACCGTTGCACGCGATAAATATGGCAGAGCTGTAGCCAACGTCTATGTGGGGAAAGAATCCGTAAACAAAAAAATGCGGGAAAAACTGAAGAAAAAATAA